One region of Gloeocapsa sp. PCC 73106 genomic DNA includes:
- a CDS encoding RibD family protein has translation MKLPQTTAILAMTADGKIGDRHRSRANFASSHDKHHLRERIAQLDAILFGAGTLRAYGTTITISNSQWQPINIVASCSGNISPKLPFFQQAVPHWLVTTTQGAKTIKDNQHQGFERLIISENEQQRLDWLAVFAQFTELGISKLGVLGGGELVAALLALDLIDEFWFTICPVILGGKDSPTPVDGLGLDTPGRLELLDVKRIGQELFLHYRKI, from the coding sequence ATGAAACTACCTCAGACAACAGCAATTTTAGCTATGACCGCTGACGGAAAAATTGGCGATCGCCATAGATCTAGAGCAAATTTTGCCTCCTCACACGATAAACACCATCTTAGAGAGCGCATAGCGCAATTAGACGCTATTCTCTTTGGAGCTGGTACTCTTCGAGCTTATGGTACAACTATAACTATCTCTAACTCTCAATGGCAACCAATTAATATCGTTGCTTCCTGCTCTGGTAATATTTCTCCTAAATTACCATTTTTTCAGCAAGCTGTCCCCCATTGGCTAGTAACTACTACTCAAGGTGCTAAAACTATTAAAGATAACCAGCATCAAGGTTTTGAGCGGTTGATTATCTCGGAAAATGAGCAGCAACGGCTTGATTGGTTAGCAGTTTTTGCTCAATTTACCGAACTGGGAATTAGTAAACTGGGAGTATTGGGTGGTGGAGAGCTAGTTGCGGCTTTATTAGCCTTGGATTTAATCGATGAATTCTGGTTTACTATTTGTCCTGTGATTTTAGGGGGTAAAGATTCTCCCACCCCGGTGGATGGCTTGGGTTTGGACACACCTGGGCGTTTAGAATTATTAGATGTTAAGAGAATTGGACAGGAATTATTTTTGCACTATCGAAAAATTTAA